The region TTCGTAACAATTTTAATTTGAATGAAAATAGATAATTTATTAGATAAAGCTCTAAATAATAATTTTTTAAGTAAAGAAGAAGGATTATTCTTATACGAAACTGCAACAACACCGGAATTGATGTATGTTGCCAATGAACTTCGAAAAAAAGAAATTCCAGGAAATAAAGTAACATGGCTTATTGACAGGAATGTAAATATTACAAATGTTTGTAAGGTTGGCTGTAAATTTTGCAATTTTCACAGAAAACCAAAACAGGAAGATTCGTACATCACTAGCACCGATGAATATAAGCAAAAAATTGAAGAGCTTAAAAAGCTTGGAGGGAATCAATTTCTTTTGCAAGGTGGAATTCATCCAAAATTGGGAATTAAATTTTATTCAGACTTGTTCAGAGAATTAAAAGCTATATATCCTGAATTGAAACTTCACGCTTTAGGTCCACCGGAAATTGTTCATATTTCGAAAATGGAGAAAATGTCTTACGAAGACGTTTTAAATCAGCTTACTGAGGCCGGACTTGATAGTCTTCCGGGAGCTGGTGCTGAAATTCTAATCGATAGAGTACGCAATATTGTTTCGCCGGCAAAATGCAATTCCAATGAATGGCTGAACGTAATGCGTGTGGCTCATAAATTGAAATTGACAACATCCGCAACCATGATGTTCGGTCATATCGAAACAAAAGCCGAACGTATTGAACATTTAATAAAAATCAGAGAAGTGCAATCCGAAAAACCATCGGATTCGATAGGATTCATTGCTTTTATTCCATGGCCTTTTCAAGATGAAAACACAAAACTTTGGTTGAAAGAAAATGTTAGTAATTCGGTAACAGCCGATGAGTATATAAGGACAATTGCAATTAGTAGAATTCTTTTGCGAAATGTTCAAAATATTCAGGCTTCGTGGCTAACCGTTGGTAAAGAAGTTGGGCAAATTTGTTTGCATGCCGGAGCCAACGATTTTGGTTCAATTATGATTGAAGAAAATGTAGTTTCATCGGCAGGTGCTTCTCACGAGTTCGATGCAAAAGGTATGCAACAAGCTATTTCAGAAGCCGGTTTTGTTCCACAATTGAGAAATCAGAATTATGAAAGTTTGATTTGAGGGGACTTCTATAAATGCAAATTTCTTACGCCTTGAAATTTGCTATTTTTAGAAGCCCCCTTGAGGATTTGAGAATTGATTTTACGAAAAGCTTGTTTGCGTAAAGTAATTTTAATACTGCCTAAAATGACTTTTTGAAATAGTCATTATAGTTTATAGGTTTAAAGACAGAAAATTGAAAATTCATTCCCATATCTTCAAATTTCCAAATTTTCAAATTATCTAATCTCCTCCATTGCCAGATTCGGTGAAAACTAAAAAACCGAAAAAGATTAATATTGGGGATAAAACTATCAGACTGATTAAGGCTATTATTATTTCAATTATTCTTTCCATTAAATTTGGTTTTTATTCATTTTTTTTCAAAAAGCTTTGGGCTAATAACTTTTTAAAAACATTTCAATTAAACGCTTTATTCATTCAATTTATTATTGAATAGCTATATACAGACAAAGTTTTGGCTTTTATAGTTGCTTTTATTTTAGGACATTTTTTGCTCGACCACAAAAATTATTTAACAAGCTTTTTGTTCAAAGACTTGAGAAAACGAAAACTAAATCCCGTAATTATTTCTTCAATAAATTGAAATTTCTGAAAATGAAGTGGATAATTCCCGATAAGATAAAAATCAGACTAAAAATAAAAATTAACCAACTGAATGATTGCGGAATATATTGAAGCGACAAATCGAAAAGTTTTTCCCGAGACGGTAAAGACCATATTTCTGATATTGCAGAATTTTGTATAACAAACGAACAATAATCTATTGTAAACGAGACAATAGCTATAATCGAACCGATTACTAAAAGTAACCACTCAGTTTTTTTTATCTTAACATTTTGAAGTTTTTCATCGAAATATAAAATGATCAATGCGAGACTTATCATCAAAATAGATAAAATTATTGGTGCTATTACCGGCCCTATCCATGCTACGGGAATTAGAAATAATATATCCCATGTGAGAAAAGATGCAGGCCAATCAAGCAAAAGTTTTAGGAAAGCATAGTAGAAAATGTCCCAAATTGCAAATATGTATATGAAATAAGCAAATCGTTGCGAGAAATTTTTGCCGGCAATAATTCCTGCACCGAGCAACATTATCAAGGTTGCAAATTCTCGTAAAACCTCTGTTAGGGCAATATTTTCATCTATAGTTTTAAGCGGAAAATCGAATCCATCGGGATAGTAAAGAGCACGAAGATAAACAACTACCGAACTTTCTAAAAACGCCATAGCTATGCTAAAAAAAGTCAGCCATAAAATTGTTGATGAAAGGTACTTGTATTTCAAGGATTTACTATTTTAAATTCCAAATATTTTTTTGAATTTGTGAAAAATCTCAGTATTATCGAAAATTCCCATAAAGTTTTCGGCTCCAGGACCATAGGCAAAAACCGGTACCATAGTAGCTGTATGCCCATCGGTACAAAATTTCCCCTCAACTTTGCCAGTTGAAATATCTCCTCCTGTAATTGCATATCCGCCACATTCGTGGTCGGCTGTGATTACTACCAAAGTTTCGCCATCTTTTTTTGCAAAATCGAGAATCTGACCAACTACATTGTCAAAATCGACAGTTTCTTCCACAACATATTTTGAATCCTTGTCGTGTCCTCCCCAGTCTATCTGCGAGCTTTCAATCA is a window of Bacteroidota bacterium DNA encoding:
- the mqnC gene encoding dehypoxanthine futalosine cyclase; translation: MKIDNLLDKALNNNFLSKEEGLFLYETATTPELMYVANELRKKEIPGNKVTWLIDRNVNITNVCKVGCKFCNFHRKPKQEDSYITSTDEYKQKIEELKKLGGNQFLLQGGIHPKLGIKFYSDLFRELKAIYPELKLHALGPPEIVHISKMEKMSYEDVLNQLTEAGLDSLPGAGAEILIDRVRNIVSPAKCNSNEWLNVMRVAHKLKLTTSATMMFGHIETKAERIEHLIKIREVQSEKPSDSIGFIAFIPWPFQDENTKLWLKENVSNSVTADEYIRTIAISRILLRNVQNIQASWLTVGKEVGQICLHAGANDFGSIMIEENVVSSAGASHEFDAKGMQQAISEAGFVPQLRNQNYESLI